The sequence CTCAGGTAAGCAGAGGTCAACTGCTTCATCTGGCCAAGGCTGCTCACCCTGCTGGGGACACTTGATACCCatcacagaaagcaaagggGCCAAACAAGCACCGACCACATCATCACATGGGGCAAAGGACATCTTCCCTCTGACCCCTGGCACGTGGGGGGGGTCTCCCAGAGCCCCTTGTGCCCACCCAAACTGGAATagttctcacttttttttctttaaatgcaaaaaacGCCCTCAGGATGCAAACCAGTCCAAAGAGACACAGGCTACATACGAAAACCAGACACAATAAGCCTTGCATTGCATGTCTACAGGAATCTACCAGGCGTGCGTACGGACAACCACACCGACACCGACACAGCAGCGACACCTCACCTCCACCTAAACCAcccaaaggcattttttttgtttcttttgttcttttgttaCAGAAGGccactttgaaataaaacaaacaaaaaaaagacaaggagcccaacagcagtggcagcagccagctcagTGGGATGATGAACGCTCCGGACACGCTGTGGGCGCCTGGAGAGCAGAGGCCTCTGCCAAGGGCCGTCCCCTTTGTCCAGCTCTGCTCaagaaaccaaaacccagcCGTGCCAGTGGCCAGGGGCCCAGTGGTGACACGGGAGCCCCTCTGGCCTTTGACACCCAGCACTCAGCCCCAGCACGGACAGACAGACGGACACACACGCGCGTGCAGAAAAACCCCGACGGCAGCAGTTTGGCTCCAGCCCTTATTTCCCCATGTGAGATGTGGGTCACCAGCTGCCCCCAGGGACATGCAACCGCTGCCTCTCAGATCCCACTCAAGCAACTGCAGAGAACATGGGAAATCAGATCACTTCCCTTCCTAAGCTAAACTACGCAGATCTGGCTAATTTTTACTGGTGAGGTCAGGAATACATTCCTGTATCTAAAGTGTCAGCGTTAAGAGCTCTTTTCAGAATCATTCTAAAGTAGCAGTTTGGGTTCTTTGCCCTCTGCCTGCACTCCCCTGGCAGGCGAGCTGGAAGTGGCTTTGGCAGGCTCCGGGGCTGCCGCGGGCAGGCTCAGCCCAGCCGGGCCAGCACGAGGCTCCCTGCGGCACCGCTGCCATCCCCGGGGTTCTGTGCCCACAGATCTGCTCAGCTTCAAACACCCCCGGCCGTGCTGGCTGAGCTCTAAGCACAGGTCCAGCTCCTGAGCACCACTCGGCTGTCGGCAGTGGGACACAGAGCATGCGGGCTGCAAGGGCACTTGCCCTCAGCAGAACCATCTCCACTGACAAACAAGCTCTGAGCCAGGTGTGACAGGACAGAAAACCCTCTCAAACTACAATGTAGAAACTCCATTTTCTATTGTTTCTGTGGTATGGTTACCAATAACTAATATTATTCAATAACAGAAGAGATTTCTTGTAAACTTcatatttattgattttttggGGGACAAATTAGATCTTATGAATCCCCAagtgtacatatatatttatatatagctTTCTCCATAGGGAAAACATGTATCAAAGGAGGAGAGACATTCCTAAAGTGCCCCTTATCATACAGTACTGAACGGGATTTCTAAAAACATCAGTGTAAATCCAAAGGTTCTGAGCAAGAATAACAGAGGTGGAGAAGAaagggctgtggctgctcttcTTCCCACAGACTAGAGAAAAGTTGgctgactttaaaaaacaaaaagaaaaaccccaaagaaatgtttctggtAGCCCTGTAAAAGGCAGATGAGAACAGGGGTACGTAAGACATCTGGAGCAGCTCACAGGGCTGGCCAAGGGGGATGTTCCTAATGGGGAGGCCAACACCTGTGAAGGGGATCAGACACACAGCATGGCACAACTcccaagggaaagaaaaactagCCAAGATACAGGACTGGGCAAAGTAGGGCCACTTTTTGCACTCTAAACTGTAAGGGAGCAGAAGATGAAATCAGCAGCAGCCCTGTCCATACAGCACAGGCCATTCAATAACCCATCAGAAAGCTCATCTCCCTGGGGCTCAGCCAATGCTCCTGCACTGAGCCCATTCTCAACCCAGCTCCTTCTTCTCTCCTCGGAGgagattttgttattttgtgaGTTGGAACAgtaaaaagaggcagaaaaacacATCCTCCCCCTCCTGATGCCACTGCAGAAGGCAAAGCCACACAGTCCCTCCTGggaagggaggtgattctgctgCACATACTCAGCTTTGAGGAGCTTCTGATGAGGAGCAACTGACCCAATAGCCAACCCTACCTCAAATACCAGCACACAACGGCCTCCTTGGGAAAGCACCTGCAGGGACAAAGGACAACCAAGCCCTGGCAATTCTGGGAATCCCCCAGTGTTACTGGTGCACTGGAATGAGAAAAACCATCTGCTTAAATACGGTTTTAGGATAAGAAATCCTTCAAGGTTTGCCCattctgcaggagctgtgctggtaGCACAGCCAAGAGCTTCCTGAACTCAAGgatacatgaaagaaaaataaaacaagtggTAACTGGGGCTTTATAAACAGACTTTACACAGTTCCCAGTGACACCTGCTCAGAAGGCACAATCACCCCTGAACTCTGCAGTCATTTCTCCTGCCTCCAGATCAGTTTTAACTGGGGACAGTATGGAACAGGCAGATGTTCTCAATTAAACCCCTGACGCTGTTCACAACAGTCCTCAACAGGCTGAAGTCCTGCTAGAGTCAACAGGTCTTTTGGGCAGAGTATGGATGCTGTTCTCCTGCAGGAGACCTCGCCCCACGCTGGATGCAGCCGGGCGCAGAGTGAGGAGCGATGGCCCAGCTGCCCtgacctcctcctcctctcccagagctccagggcaCATGCTGGGACCATCCTCCCATCCTGCCCTAAGAGAACAGCTGCTGGCTACAGCAGCATTTTGCCTGCAGTAAGGACTGTGGaatacttgttttaaaaagaggaagacAGAATGGAGATCATTTACAGCAGTAACTACGCACACAGTGCAAGGACCAGAACATTCAGCCAGCAGCTCAACATGTCCTAAGCAGCCTCCCGGGCAGGTACCAGCAGAGCCAAACAgcattcctgctctcctggctctcTGGGATTTGCCACTGACCTCAGACAGGTCTGCCCCAACCACCGGGAAGGGGGAACAGGAGGGTCCTGAGGGATGAGGGTTCTTTGGTGCACGTCTCACTGTCAGACACGAGCTCTCACTGATCTCCTGCAGCAAACCCTTATCCTGCATAAGGGAAGATTGCTTCCCTGTCAAAGGGAACAAACCTGTTCGAACTGCCTGCGCTCTGGAAGGGAACCACATCCCCATTTATCCCTTTCCGAACCCACCGGCTCCCACACCAAAGCGTGGTCAGGACAGAACAAACTAACAAACATCAACCCATGCAGCAAATCTACCTCATTTCTCTTGGTCTTCTTGTCCCAGGTTCCATCCACCAGGCCACAGAAACGCCCTGCAAGCTGCCAGCACAAAGCACGTGCCTCTGCCAAACAACAAACCCGAGAGACCTGGGGGGGCTTGGACCGGTAAGAGGGACCCTGACCTGGGCCATGCCATGCACAGAGAtctgaaaaatcaattattGCATCAGCAAACCAAGCCAGACAAAATACAAATTCCCCCAAAACCATCCAAACAAAGCATTGTCaaccattaaaataataaaaaacagtatttttttgaCATAGCTATAAAAATCAAGTCATTTATAAAATGGCAACAAATCAAGTCTGGTTGtgtattctttttccttttattagaCAGGACAGAGAATTTCCTTAAAATGCCATAACAAGTCACAGTGATTTTAGATGGTTTTTGAAATGTAATATATCGATGGGAAATACCTTTAACATGGTTTGACTCGTggtttgttgttggggtttttttgtcactgTACTCTGGTCCACCAAACCATCTATCTTATAGTTTCTTGTTTAGAGAGGACACTCTGTCTTCTTCCTCCAAAAATGAATTTTGTCTCATAATCCTGCAAAATAATCAACCTTACAAAAGGCCTTCAAatgttatatttatatatatatatgtatatacatatatatacacacacatacacacatatatataaatatagacttctatgattttttttttttcccattctacGCAATGTCTCGATAAAGAGATCAGCAATTTTTATTCTACAAAGAAGCAACACGTAAGAGGGCAAAATTAAAGTCTTAAGAACATCATATCCATAGTTCACTCATTacacataaaaggaaaaaaaatcaccatgaACAACTGTCTTTGAAGTTTCTCAGATTAGCAACTCCGAGCGCGGAGCGGCCCCGTCCCGGCgctggcagcaggctgggcacCGGGCGGCTCAGGACAGCCCGGCCCGGCCACTCTCGGCATTCCTGCGCCTCCCTCCCGCCAAGTCGGACGTGGTTGGAATGTATGGAGTTTCCTTAGGAAAGGTTCCCAACAAAGACCTCGCTGTCAGACCGTCCCCTCTAGGCCAGCTTCAGCGTGCTCACCGGGAACGACGGCATGGTCACCATAGTCACCGGGTTTAGGACCGTCTGCCCAACCAACTGCGGGTGATGGACAACTTGGGTTCCTACGGCCGGCTTGGCCATCACGGCCGGCTGGCCCAGGCTCGTGGTGCCGTTCACTTGCTGGTGCGAGATGGTGTGAGCGATGTGGCTCACGACGGGCTGGCTGACGGCCACGGGCTGGGGGTAGATGGGCAGCTGCGGGCCCAGGTGGGCCATGTGGTTGATGGTGGCCGGGTGCACAGTGATGTGGCCGATGGGCTGAGCAGCAGTGGTGAGTTGCACGGGGCTGGATGTGGAAGGTGCAATGTGAGCAATGTGCTTGGTCTGTGGACCCTGAATGACGTGGTTGACAGTCTGGATGACCGAGGCGTGGGTGGTGGCGGTGTGGGCGATAACAGTCGATTGCACGGTCGAGGCCGCCACGATGTGAGTCTGTGCAGGGACGATCGCCTGCGGCGGGACCAGTGCTTGTGTCTGGAGGGGGGGCTGGGCGTGGGGCTTCTGCTGGATGGACACGTGCGGGGGCAGGAccgtggggaggggggagcagcATTGGGGGGGACGgttttcagcagctctgggtgctggcGCTGGGTGAGTTTTGGTAATGAGTTCACTGGCCTGTCATCTTCCATATCTTCATCCATGTTGTCTTCACCCTCTGGAAAACATGAAAGGAAGAAACTCCCAtaaaaaagcaagcagagcaTGAACTGGACCAACAAGCCTCCCTAAAAGGCAGCCATCAGCAGAAGAGATGAGCAGGAGGCATCACTGAGCTACAGGCTGGTGGCAcaatggcacagcacagcacaagggCACAGCATTGCACAGCCCTCTCCTTGCTGCCTGTGGGCCAAGGACCTGGATCCAGGCAGGTGTGACAGCTCAAAGACCCAGCTAGAGCAGGGTGCTCCCAACAGGCTGGGAGGTCTCACCGGGGCAGGCGAGGGGAGCACCATGAGCAGAGGCCAACAGAAAGCACCTGGCTGAGCTCTGTCTGGGCTGAAGTGGGCTCCTTCTGGGAAGAGGAACAGGGTTTCCTTTCCTGGCCAGTTGTTCCACTGATCGGCACCACCCcttctgctcccagagcaggaaggaaacagcCAAGGAGAAACACGGCAGCAGGTCTCTCGTCTGGTTCTGGAAAATGGACTCTTGTCCAGTCCAGGAAGTaaggaagcaaagcaggaaCATGCTGGTTCTGAGATCAGGAAGACAAGCCCGGCACCCTGCACTGCCTGCTCTAGTGCCAGCCATgcagcaaagaataaaaatctcagaagatacagaagcagcaggaacaccAGGGAAGACACTTCCCCTCCACAAGctctggctggcagcagcttgATGCGGTCACTTTTGGCAGAGGCcactgcagagggaacagcTAGCACTTCTAAGGACAAAGCACTGCTACTCCCAGCTTCCATCAGCCTACACCTGGAGCCTGCTCCTACCAGCAGAGATGATGAGCCTGAACGAGAACCTGTGGTATCATCTGCCTGGCGTGCCAAGAGCAAATGCTGCCTTGAAGGAACTGCTGTGAATGGTTATGCACTGCTACAGCCTCTGTGTCTCTGGAAAGCTCTACATCCACAGACTGCCTACTCTTCCTACTGCAGATCCCTGGTGTGGAGGGAAGCATGCACTCTTCTGTCTCGCAGATACTTCTCACTGGGAACTGCACATCAGATATCCATTAGTGTCATTTCATCTTCACTGTGAATCCTTCTCACACAATGTGAAGGCTCATTAAAGTTGTTTAAATGCTCTGGTGATCCTCCCTGTACCAAATCCTTCTTCCATATGTGCTGAACACCCTCCCACATCCACACAAATACACCAGGATGCCCATTTCTAatgagcagggctgcagagctgtgcaagaAGAAAGCTAAGTTTGGAAAGCAGGAATTTATCTCCACAATGAGGTTGCATGTGCAAACCTGCACTTTGTTTCTACCTGACACTGATGCACAAGTTTCAGTTTACCTCACATGAGCAGCAGTGTGTTATTAACACCACCAATCATtacaaacaccccaaaaccttTTACTTTATTCTGAATGCAAAGAAACCCTGACGCTGCTAAAGGAAGACCCCCACCACCCCAGCGTAACGGTGTCAATGACCTTCCGTGATGATCAcgagacaaagagaaaaattatggGTACCTGATGCTGTCGAGGTAGATGCCTGGTCATCCTCTGGCTGAACTGTCTGGCGAATAATTCTGTCAATCTCCAAGACATCCATCCACTGGCTCAACTCGTTCTTCAGTTCTGCCAGCCGCTGCTGGGTAGCGATCTTCTCTCTCGCCAGCCGCTCCATCTCGTGTTCGtactctttctccttcctctttaaAGTCTAAAGTcggagaaaagaaaaagaaatatgatgAGAACGAAGACAAGAATAATCTACACTAATCTGGTCACTCCCATGCCCACAGCTCATTTTTTGTATTGCCAGTTATGCTGGTGTCAAATGTGTTGAGCTGTATTTACACCTGCCAAGTTCGGGCAGAAAGGGAAGGACAAGAGCCAGCACATAAAGCATCACTCTGGTTGAacactttctgctttctgaggGAAAACTAATAAGCCCCCAAAACTGAAATGCttagaatgaaagaaaaagcataagTACTGATGAGTTTCTGGGCAACACACACTACACCAAGAGCTCCTGACCTAGAAGAGATGGTGAAGAACCAACAACCCCCTGCACCACGGGGAAGTCTGAGGTCAAACACGAAGGAAGGGTATATGTTGTCCTCTCCTGCTAATGCCCCCTTGGCACTGGGAGTTGCCACATCCAGCTGCTGCATCAGTCAGCACAATACAGAGAAATGCCCCgcactgcccagcactgctgctgggaaataTAAACACAGACCTAAGGGGGATCAACTACTCCAAGTGCAGCAGAAAACAACAGGCCTGTTGTATGAGTTTTTAAGCCAGCAGTGTAGCACTGCACAGTCAGAGACCTGGTCCCCCACCCCAGGGCCACACTTACTGTATGCATAGAAGAGACAAAATTAGGTGAAATCTGTAAAACTACATCCAGACTGTCTGTTTTCTGAAGTTAAGTTTCACCATTGGGAATTTAAATCCCACACACACTTCTGAAAATACCAGCCACACAGAGCCCACATGGATGCTCCTATTCCCTCACTGCTGGCAAGCACTGAGCTCAAAAGCAAACCCCACACCTGGCTCATGGTGTTAACACATGCTCTATTTCTCTCTCAGGTTCTCCAGGATGAGTACAATCAGAGCCTGACCTCATGCCTTTCAGTAGTTCTGCTGGCGTTGTAGCTCACAAGTTTgctgggaaggaccttaaagcctGTTCAG comes from Corvus cornix cornix isolate S_Up_H32 chromosome 19, ASM73873v5, whole genome shotgun sequence and encodes:
- the MNT gene encoding LOW QUALITY PROTEIN: max-binding protein MNT (The sequence of the model RefSeq protein was modified relative to this genomic sequence to represent the inferred CDS: deleted 4 bases in 2 codons), with the translated sequence MSIETLLEAARFLEWQAQQQQTAREENEKHEKLCLEREQEQKKAGKASVPRANSALSPEEPRSELLVPISPPGPVPPPPPPLAAPISVIPIPVVTSSPSKQPRPPSPPLVQRHQPLVSTPSVPKEAPSVAPVIQRPPGPHLPDGKAATPPSGSPKQLQHYAAPVLAISQHHVVPQPIQPLQHPGAPAPLGALKLAPADDMKPIELKKRIGGVGTREVHNKLEKNRRAHLKECFETLKRNIPNVDDKKTSNLSVLRSALRYIQTLKRKEKEYEHEMERLAREKIATQQRLAELKNELSQWMDVLEIDRIIRQTVQPEDDQASTSTASEGEDNMDEDMEDDRPVNSLPKLTQRQHPELLKTVPPNAAPPSPRLPPHVSIQQKPHAQPPLQTQALVPPQAIVPAQTHIVAASTVQSTVIAHTATTHASVIQTVNHVIQGPQTKHIAHIAPSTSSPVQLTTAAQPIGHITVHPATINHMAHLGPQLPIYPQPVAVSQPVVSHIAHTISHQQVNGTTSLGQPAVMAKPAVGTQVVHHPQLVGQTVLNPVTMVTMPSFPVSTLKLA